From Peromyscus maniculatus bairdii isolate BWxNUB_F1_BW_parent chromosome 19, HU_Pman_BW_mat_3.1, whole genome shotgun sequence, the proteins below share one genomic window:
- the Cidea gene encoding lipid transferase CIDEA produces METARDYAGALIRPLTFMGLQTKKALLTPLMHPARPFRVSNHDRSSRRGVMASSLRELISKTLDVLVITAGLVTLVLEEDGTVVDTEEFFQTLRDNTHFMILEKGQKWTPGSKYVPVYKQPKKSGIAKVTFDLYRLNPKDFLGCLNIKATMYEMYSVSYDIRCTSVKAMLRSLLRFASYAAQVTGQFLVYAGAYMLRVLGDTEEQRSPKPSTKGWFM; encoded by the exons ATGGAGACCGCCAGGGACTACGCGGGAGCCCTCATCAG GCCCCTGACATTCATGGGGTTGCAGACTAAGAAGGCCCTGCTGACACCCCTCATGCATCCAGCTCGTCCTTTTCGGGTCTCAAACCATGACCGAAGCAGCCGGCGTGGGGTGATGGCCAGCAGCCTCAGGGAGCTTATCAGCAAG ACTCTGGATGTCCTGGTCATCACAGCTGGCCTGGTCAcgctggtgctggaggaggatgGTACTGTGGTGGACACCGAGGAATTCTTTCAGACCTTAAGGGACAACACACATTTCATGATCTTGGAAAAGGGACAGAAATGGACACCG GGCAGTAAGTATGTCCCAGTCTACAAGCAACCCAAGAAATCGGGAATAGCCAAAGTTACCTTCGACCTATACCGGCTGAATCCCAAGGACTTTCTCGGCTGCCTCAACATCAAGGCCACCATGTATGAGATGTACTCAGTGTCCTATGACATCCGATGCACGAGTGTAAAGGCCATGTTAAG GAGTCTGCTGCGATTTGCGTCCTACGCCGCCCAGGTGACAGGACAGTTCCTGGTCTACGCAGGCGCGTACATGCTCCGAGTACTGGGCGATACGGAAGAGCAGCGGTCTCCCAAGCCCAGCACCAAGGGCTGGTTCATGTAG